The Flavivirga eckloniae genomic interval TTCAAAGAAGGACTTCCTTTAATTGATGAGATATTAGAGCGTTTAAAAAACTATAAAGATCGTATCGATGAGCACCATATTATGGTATTTTATTATAAGATTGCCAGTATGTATTTTGGAGCAGGAGAGAATAAAAAGTGTATTACCTATTTAGAAAAAATAATAAGTAATAAGTCGCTACAAATGCGCGAAGATTTATTGTGCTTTTCCAGAATTTTGAATCTCGTGGCACATTACGAAGCCGGTCTCGATTATAACCTCGATGTTTTAATAAGAAGTACTTATAAGTTTTTAATTAAAATGGAAGACTTGTATGAGGTACAAAAAGAATTCATTAAATTTTTAAGAGGACTGGGCGATATTTATCCAAATGAAGTAAGAAGGGAGTTTATTAAACTTCATAAAAAACTCAAACAATATGAAGACGACCCATACCAAAGCCGTGCCTTTTTATATCTGGATATTATTTCGTGGCTGGAATCTAAAATTGAAAATAAACCAATAGACCTGGTTATACGAGATAAGTTTATTGAAAAACAAGATGGAAAATAATTTTTTTGAAAATTTTTCGAAAAAAATTAGGATATTAAATTTTTCTGAACGAATATTTGCATACAGAAGTTCAATTAACTTATTGAAGTGTTATCAAGAAAGGCGGAGGGATTAGACCCTATGAAGCCTTAGCAACCCTTTACCCGTAAAGAAGGTGCTAAATTCTACCCTGCATTGAACATGTTTCAGCGGATAGATAACTAAACGAAATCACTACCGACGATTTCAAATTTTCTTTATAACATTTTTCTATATAAGTATGCTACGAGTAGCATAGTTGACTTAATCTATTAATTCGAAAAATTAGAAAAATGAGCACACAAAAATTAGCAACAAACGCATTACACGCAGGACACGATGTTTCAGCAAACGGAGGTACAAGAGCAGTACCGATTTATCAAACAACATCGTATGTTTTTAACGATTCAGATCATGCTGCAAACCTATTTTCATTAAAAGAACTAGGATTTATATATACCAGACTTAATAACCCAACAAACCAAATTCTTCAAGAACGTTTGGCAGCCGTAGAAGGTGGTATTGGAGCCGTTGTGTTTGCTTCAGGAACCGCAGCTATTTCAACGGGATTATTAACGCTCTTAAAAGCAGGAGATCACATAGTAGCTTCTAGCAGTTTATATGGAGGAACCTATAACTTACTAAGTGTAACCTTGCCAAGATTAGGTATAACGACCACTTTTGTAGATGCCTCTAACCCAGATAATTTTAAGGAAGCGGTACAAGATAACACCAGAGCATTTTTTGTAGAATCTTTGGGGAATCCAAAACTGGATGTTTTAGACTTGGAAGCTATTGCAGTACACTCTAAAGCAGCAGGTGTGCCTTTTATTGTTGATAATACAGTAGCAACACCAGCATTGTTAAACCCATTAAAGCATGGTGCCAATATTGTTATTCATTCGTTAACCAAATACATTGGCGGACAAGGAACTTCCTTAGGTGGAGCCATTGTTGATGGTGGTACTTTCGACTGGGCAAACGGAAAGTTTCCTGAGTTTACAGAACCTTCAGCTGGATATCATGGTTTAGTTTATAACGAAGCTTTAGGAGCAGCGTCTTATACGTTCAAATTAATCTTAGAGGGATTAAGAGATTTTGGAGGAGCTTTAAGTCCAACAAATGCATTTAATATTCTTCAAGGTTTAGAAACGTTGCCAGTTAGAATAAAGCAACACAGTGAAAATGCTTTAGAACTTGCTAAATGGTTAGAACAACAAGACGAAGTGGCTTGGGTAAATTATCCAGGTTTAGAGAGTAGTAAATACAAAGCTTTAGCAGATAAATATTTACCAAAAGGACAAAGTGGTATCGTGACTTTTGGCGCAAAAGGTGGATATGATGCCGCAAAAACCGTAGCCGATAAAACTAAAATATTTTCATTGTTAGCGAATATCGGAGATACAAAATCATTAATCATCCATCCAGCAAGTACAACACACCAGCAGTTAAATGAAGAGGAACAAGCCTCGGCAGGTGTTACACAAGATTTAATTAGATTATCTGTTGGTATTGAAGATATAGAAGATTTAAAAGCCGATTTAAAGACTGCTTTTGGAGAAATTTAAGCCTTAACGTAACGATTACGAATGGAAAATGCATTGTCACATATTATAATTCCAAGCTATACTACCGAGAGTAATGCTTTAGTTAAAGATATTAAACTAAGCTATCAGGTTTTTGGCAAAACGTTGGGTACCGCGCCCATCGTTTTAGTAAACCATGCTCTAACAGGTAATAGTAATGTTGCGGGCGATGATGGCTGGTGGGAAGATTTGGTTGGTGCCGATAAAGTAATAGATACTGGTATATATACAATTTTGGCATTTAATATTCCCGGAAACGGTTTTGATGGCTTTGTAATTGATAATTATAAAGACTTTGTTGCCAGAGATGTTGCCAAACTGTTTTTAAAGGGCATTGAGGCATTACATATTGATAAACTGTTTGCCATAATAGGAGGTTCCTTAGGTGGAGGTATTGCCTGGGAAATGGCAGTTATTAAGCCAGATATTACAGTGCATTTAATTCCTGTGGCAACCGATTGGAAATCGACAGATTGGTTAATTGCTAATTGCCAGATACAAGAACAATTTCTTTTAAACTCAAGAAACCCGGTGCACGATGCAAGAATGCATGCCATGTTATGTTATCGTACACCGGAATCTTTTAAAGAGCGTTTTCACCGTTCTAAAAATGAAGATTTAGAGATTTTTAATGTAGAAAGTTGGTTGTTGCATCATGGTAAAAAACTACAAGAGCGTTTTCAGTTATCAGCTTACAAGTTGATGAATCAGCTATTAAAAACGATTGATGTTACCAAAGACAGAGCAGACGATTTTAATGTTTTGGAGCGCATCGATGCGAATATCCATATTGTTGGTGTAGATTCCGATTTGTTTTTTACAGCAGAAGAGAACAGACAAACCCACAAACAATTAGCTCTAACACACCCAAATGTAACATACAGTGAAATAAATTCGGTGCATGGACATGACGCTTTTTTAATGGAGTATGAACAATTAGAAAAAATTATTGAAGGCATTTTTGTGCCGGATTCTAAAAAAAGAAGAATGAAAGTATTAAAATTTGGAGGAAAATCTTTAGCCAATGGCGATGGCTTGAATAAAGTCCTTTCCATTATTGAAAATAAAGTTAAAAATGACGAAAGAATTACAGCTGTGGTTTCTGCAAGAGGAAATGCTACAGACGATTTAGAAGTCATTTTAAGTAAGGCCTTAAAAGGGAAACCTTTTCAAGACGAATTGGAAGCTTTTAAAACCTATCAAAAAGAACCATTAAAAACCATAGATTTTTCCGAGCAGTTTTCAACCCTAGCCAAACTTTTCGAAGGCGTTAGTTTATTACGCGATTGCAGTCAAAAAACAAAAGATGAGATTTTGGCACAAGGCGAATTATTATCTATTAAAATGGTGTCTGAATTGCTTAACCAGCGCGGTATTCAAGCAAAAGCAACAGATTCAAGACAACTCATTAAAACAGACGATGCTTTTGGTAATGCACAGCCTATTTCACAATTAACTAAAGATAATGTTAGAAGTTATTTTAAACAACATAATGGTGAAACGGTTAACATTGTTACAGGATTTATAGCGTCTAATGCTAAAAATGAAACCACGACCTTAGGTAGAAACGGAAGTAACTACACGGCGGCTTTACTGGCTAATTATTTAGATGCAGAAGAACTGCAAAACTACACGCATGTAAATGGTATTTATACAGCTAATCCAGATTTAGTTGCAGATGCACAAAAAATAAGAGAATTGTCGTTTAGCGAAGCCAATGAATTAGCTAATTTCGGAACCACTGTTTTACATGCAAAAACTATTATTCCTTTAGTTGAAAAGAACATAAACCTTCGTATTTTAAATACGTTTAATGCCGATGATGAAGGGACTTTAATTACCGCCAAGCCAAGTTCTAAAGAGGTTACATCCCTATCGGTTTTAGACGATGTAGCTCTATTAAATTTAGAAGGGCGTGGGTTGTTAGGTAAAATCGGGGTAGATGCCAGAATTTTTAAAGCCTTAAGTATTCATAATATTAGTGTGAGTATCATTTCCCAAGGCTCATCAGAGCGCGGTATTGGATTAATTATAAATGCAGATCAAGCCACACAAGCTGTTATTGCTTTAGAGCGCGAATTTGAAAACGATTTTTACGCGCAGGACGTGAATAAGATTGAAATCGTAGATGACGTATCCGTAATCTCCATTATTGGTATAGAATTAAGTTCGTTCCATAAACCATTTAACGCCTTGATTAAAAACCAGATTACACCTTTGCTGTTCAACAATACGGTAACAGGTAGAAATGTAAGTTTGGTGGTTAAAAAGAAACAATTACACAAAGCCATGAACGTGATTCATGGTGAGATTTTCGGAATTTCGAAAAAGATAAATATTGCCATCTTTGGACATGGCTTGGTTGGAGGTGCTTTGATTAATCAGATTTTAAAGTCTAAAGACGAAATTGAAAGAAGAAAAGGCATTAACCTTAATGTATTTGTCATTGCCAATTCCAGAAAGCTTCTTTTAAATAAAGATGGTGTTGCAAATAATTGGCAAGAACAATTAGAGTCGACAACACAGGAAAGTTCAATTCAAGATATTATAACTTTTGCCAAAACTCATCATTTAGAAAATTTAATAGCAGTAGATAATACCTCAAGCTCAGATTTTCACACAAATTATGTGCCTTTGGTCGAAGCAGGTTTCGATTTAGTATCATCAAACAAAATAGCAAATACCATTTCACATGGGTTTTATACAGAATTACGTTCGCAATTAGAGGAGCATAACAAACAATACCTATACGAAACCACAGTTGGAGCTGGATTGCCGTTAATTGATACAATTAAACTATTACACGAATCTGGAGAAAATATTACCAGAATACGTGGGGTATTTTCAGGAACGTTAAGTTATTTATTTAATAATTTTTCAGTTCAGGACAAGCCATTTAGTGTTATCGTTCAGGAAACCATTGATAAAGGCTTTACAGAGCCAGACCCAAGAGAAGATTTTTCAGGAAACGATGTTGCCAGAAAGTTATTGATATTGGCCAGAGAGTTAGACTTGCAGAATGAATTTGAAGATGTTGAGGTTCAGAATTTAATTCCAGAAGCCTATCAGAATATTTCTGTTGAGGAATTTTTAAGTCAGCTAGATGTATTAGATGAAGAATTCCAGAAGATAAAAGAAGTGCAGAAAGAAGGTTACGTGTTAAGATATGTGGGTGATTTATTTGGAGATTTATCACAAGACAAAGGAAATTTAGAAGTAAAGTTGGTATCTATTCCAGAAGATAGTACGTTAGGTCATGTAAAAGGATCAGACGCTATTTTCGAGATTTTTACAGAATCTTATGGCGAACAACCAATCGTTATTCAAGGCGCAGGAGCAGGAGCAGAGGTAACGGCTCGTGGTGTTTTTGGTGATATTTTAAGGCTGTCTAAACATATAAATTAAATTCCCGCGAAGGCGGGAATCTTATGAATTGAACTTTAAATTACTATAGTGAGTCATTGCGAAGGAACTACGACTGTGGCTATCTGTTATTTTAGTCCAGGTTTGAAAGATTACAACGCTTCGACTCGTTCAGTGCAAGCTAGAAACGTTCCTCGAAATGATGGCCTGATTTAACTTTTTATAAATATAGTTAAATAGGGTTTATTAATAAGTAAAGTCAAGCGCAAAGCAAGACTTCAAAAAAAATAATATGAGCAAAGAGAAAAAACAGTTTGAAACAGAAGTTATACGTACACAACTAAATCGTACCGAATTCTTAGAACATACAAGTCCGTTATATTTAACCTCAAGTTTTGTGTTTGAAGATGCCGAAGATATGCGTGCCTCTTTTACAGAAGAAAAGGAACGTAACATATACAGTCGTTTTACTAACCCAAATACATCGGAGTTTGTAGATAAAGTATGCAAAATGGAAGGAGCTGAAGCTGGTTATGCATTTGCAACAGGAATGGCGGCTATTTACGCGACTTTTGCGGCACTTTTAGAAAGCGGTGACCATATTGTGTCGGCACGATCTGTTTTTGGATCTACGCATACCCTGTTTACTAAATATTTTCCGAAATGGCAGATTGAAACGACGTATTTCGATATTAATAAACCAGAGACCATTGAAAGCTGTATTACGCCTAAAACAAAAATTCTATTTGCAGAATCACCAACAAACCCAGCAATCGATATAATTGATTTAGAGTTGTTAGGAGATATTGCAAAAAAACACAATTTAATTCTAATTATAGATAACTGTTTTGCTACATCATATTTACAACAACCTATAAAATACGGCGCACACTTGGTTACGCATAGTGCTACCAAGCTTATGGATGGACAAGGTCGCGTATTAGGAGGTGTTACAGTCGGTAATGCCGATTTAATTCGAGAGATTTACTTGTTTGCCAGAAATACAGGACCAGCGTTATCACCATTTAATGCATGGACCCTATCTAAAAGTTTAGAAACATTACCTGTAAGGGTTGAAAAGCATTGTGAAAATGCTCTAAAAGTAGCAGAGTTTTTAGAAGACCACCCAAAAGTGAATTGGGTAAGGTATCCATTTTTAAAATCGCACCCGCAATATGAAGTGGCTAAAAAACAGATGAAATTAGGAGGTAACATTGTAGCTTTCGAAGTTAAAGGTGGCATTGAAGCAGGGCGCAAATTTTTAAATGCTATAAAACTATGCTCATTGTCGGCTAATTTAGGTGATACACGAACCATTGTAACACACCCAGCATCTACAACCCATAGTAAAC includes:
- a CDS encoding O-acetylhomoserine aminocarboxypropyltransferase/cysteine synthase family protein; its protein translation is MSTQKLATNALHAGHDVSANGGTRAVPIYQTTSYVFNDSDHAANLFSLKELGFIYTRLNNPTNQILQERLAAVEGGIGAVVFASGTAAISTGLLTLLKAGDHIVASSSLYGGTYNLLSVTLPRLGITTTFVDASNPDNFKEAVQDNTRAFFVESLGNPKLDVLDLEAIAVHSKAAGVPFIVDNTVATPALLNPLKHGANIVIHSLTKYIGGQGTSLGGAIVDGGTFDWANGKFPEFTEPSAGYHGLVYNEALGAASYTFKLILEGLRDFGGALSPTNAFNILQGLETLPVRIKQHSENALELAKWLEQQDEVAWVNYPGLESSKYKALADKYLPKGQSGIVTFGAKGGYDAAKTVADKTKIFSLLANIGDTKSLIIHPASTTHQQLNEEEQASAGVTQDLIRLSVGIEDIEDLKADLKTAFGEI
- the thrA gene encoding bifunctional aspartate kinase/homoserine dehydrogenase I, with product MENALSHIIIPSYTTESNALVKDIKLSYQVFGKTLGTAPIVLVNHALTGNSNVAGDDGWWEDLVGADKVIDTGIYTILAFNIPGNGFDGFVIDNYKDFVARDVAKLFLKGIEALHIDKLFAIIGGSLGGGIAWEMAVIKPDITVHLIPVATDWKSTDWLIANCQIQEQFLLNSRNPVHDARMHAMLCYRTPESFKERFHRSKNEDLEIFNVESWLLHHGKKLQERFQLSAYKLMNQLLKTIDVTKDRADDFNVLERIDANIHIVGVDSDLFFTAEENRQTHKQLALTHPNVTYSEINSVHGHDAFLMEYEQLEKIIEGIFVPDSKKRRMKVLKFGGKSLANGDGLNKVLSIIENKVKNDERITAVVSARGNATDDLEVILSKALKGKPFQDELEAFKTYQKEPLKTIDFSEQFSTLAKLFEGVSLLRDCSQKTKDEILAQGELLSIKMVSELLNQRGIQAKATDSRQLIKTDDAFGNAQPISQLTKDNVRSYFKQHNGETVNIVTGFIASNAKNETTTLGRNGSNYTAALLANYLDAEELQNYTHVNGIYTANPDLVADAQKIRELSFSEANELANFGTTVLHAKTIIPLVEKNINLRILNTFNADDEGTLITAKPSSKEVTSLSVLDDVALLNLEGRGLLGKIGVDARIFKALSIHNISVSIISQGSSERGIGLIINADQATQAVIALEREFENDFYAQDVNKIEIVDDVSVISIIGIELSSFHKPFNALIKNQITPLLFNNTVTGRNVSLVVKKKQLHKAMNVIHGEIFGISKKINIAIFGHGLVGGALINQILKSKDEIERRKGINLNVFVIANSRKLLLNKDGVANNWQEQLESTTQESSIQDIITFAKTHHLENLIAVDNTSSSDFHTNYVPLVEAGFDLVSSNKIANTISHGFYTELRSQLEEHNKQYLYETTVGAGLPLIDTIKLLHESGENITRIRGVFSGTLSYLFNNFSVQDKPFSVIVQETIDKGFTEPDPREDFSGNDVARKLLILARELDLQNEFEDVEVQNLIPEAYQNISVEEFLSQLDVLDEEFQKIKEVQKEGYVLRYVGDLFGDLSQDKGNLEVKLVSIPEDSTLGHVKGSDAIFEIFTESYGEQPIVIQGAGAGAEVTARGVFGDILRLSKHIN
- a CDS encoding trans-sulfuration enzyme family protein, producing MSKEKKQFETEVIRTQLNRTEFLEHTSPLYLTSSFVFEDAEDMRASFTEEKERNIYSRFTNPNTSEFVDKVCKMEGAEAGYAFATGMAAIYATFAALLESGDHIVSARSVFGSTHTLFTKYFPKWQIETTYFDINKPETIESCITPKTKILFAESPTNPAIDIIDLELLGDIAKKHNLILIIDNCFATSYLQQPIKYGAHLVTHSATKLMDGQGRVLGGVTVGNADLIREIYLFARNTGPALSPFNAWTLSKSLETLPVRVEKHCENALKVAEFLEDHPKVNWVRYPFLKSHPQYEVAKKQMKLGGNIVAFEVKGGIEAGRKFLNAIKLCSLSANLGDTRTIVTHPASTTHSKLLEEDRLEVNITDGLVRVSVGLEHIDDIIEDLKQALG